From Acidimicrobiia bacterium, one genomic window encodes:
- the treS gene encoding maltose alpha-D-glucosyltransferase codes for MVRTHDWYKDAVFYEVPIRSFCDGDGDGFGDFDGLISKLDYIADLGVTAVWVLPFYPSPLRDDGYDIADYHSVDPRYGGMEDFRRFVTEAHERNLKVVTELVINHTSVDHAWFQRARMAPKGSNERNFYVWSDTADRFPDARIIFTFTEDSNWAWDETAGAFYWHRFFSHQPDLNYDNPAVHAAVFEILDYWLSMGVDGLRLDAVPYLYVRDGTNGENLPETHAFLKKLRSYVDERHPGTMLLAEANQWPEDAVAYFGDGDESHMNYHFPLMPRLFMAVALGDRKPVREILAGTPALPDGAQWGIFVRNHDELTLEMVTDQERALMLETYAKDPRAPMNVGIRRRLAPLMENDPRKIRLMLSLLFSLPGSPFLYYGDEIGMGDDLDLPDRDGVRTPMQWDASDNAGFSTGASSALYAPPISDEIYGYASVNVAAQEADPGSLLNWVRQIIAVRSRYAAFGRGTVEWLDAADSAVLAFRLSHGETSVHVAINLADRPAECDLPAGFDAFTGGAVAGPTVLEGYEFRWVTAR; via the coding sequence ATGGTGAGAACTCACGATTGGTACAAGGATGCCGTCTTCTACGAAGTGCCGATTCGTTCCTTCTGTGATGGCGACGGGGACGGGTTCGGGGACTTCGACGGACTGATATCGAAACTCGACTACATCGCCGACCTGGGCGTTACCGCCGTCTGGGTATTGCCGTTCTACCCATCTCCCCTGCGGGACGACGGCTACGACATCGCCGACTATCACTCGGTCGATCCCCGCTACGGCGGCATGGAGGATTTCCGCCGGTTCGTCACCGAGGCACACGAGCGGAACCTGAAGGTCGTAACCGAACTGGTCATCAACCACACATCGGTGGATCACGCCTGGTTCCAACGGGCCCGAATGGCCCCGAAAGGCTCGAATGAGCGCAACTTCTACGTGTGGAGCGACACAGCCGATCGATTCCCCGACGCGCGAATAATCTTCACCTTCACCGAGGACTCGAACTGGGCATGGGACGAGACCGCCGGAGCCTTCTACTGGCACCGATTCTTCTCCCACCAACCCGATCTCAACTACGACAACCCGGCGGTGCACGCTGCGGTGTTCGAGATCCTCGACTACTGGCTCTCGATGGGGGTGGACGGACTGCGCCTCGACGCTGTGCCCTACCTCTACGTTCGTGACGGCACCAACGGTGAGAACCTCCCAGAAACGCACGCCTTCCTGAAGAAACTGCGGTCGTATGTCGACGAGCGCCACCCGGGCACGATGTTGCTGGCTGAGGCAAACCAATGGCCGGAAGACGCGGTTGCGTATTTCGGCGACGGGGACGAGAGCCACATGAACTACCACTTCCCGCTGATGCCGCGACTCTTCATGGCGGTGGCTCTCGGCGACCGCAAACCGGTCCGGGAGATCCTGGCCGGAACGCCGGCCCTCCCCGACGGCGCCCAGTGGGGAATCTTCGTGCGCAACCATGACGAGTTGACCCTCGAGATGGTCACCGACCAAGAGCGGGCTCTCATGCTGGAGACGTACGCCAAAGACCCGAGAGCCCCGATGAACGTCGGCATCCGGCGCCGCCTGGCACCGTTGATGGAGAACGATCCACGCAAGATCCGGTTGATGCTCTCACTCCTCTTCTCGCTCCCCGGATCGCCTTTTCTCTACTACGGCGACGAGATCGGCATGGGTGACGACCTCGACCTGCCCGACCGCGACGGCGTCCGCACGCCGATGCAATGGGACGCATCCGACAACGCCGGGTTCTCGACCGGCGCCTCTTCGGCACTGTACGCACCACCGATATCAGATGAGATCTACGGCTACGCGTCGGTCAACGTGGCGGCGCAGGAAGCCGACCCCGGTTCGCTGCTCAACTGGGTTCGCCAGATCATCGCGGTCCGCAGTCGATACGCGGCGTTCGGAAGAGGAACCGTCGAGTGGCTCGACGCAGCAGACTCCGCGGTGCTGGCGTTCCGGCTGAGTCACGGAGAGACGTCGGTTCACGTGGCGATCAATCTCGCCGACAGACCGGCGGAGTGCGACCTGCCGGCCGGCTTCGATGCGTTCACGGGCGGAGCCGTAGCCGGACCGACCGTGCTCGAGGGATACGAATTCCGCTGGGTGACGGCTCGATAG
- the arfB gene encoding alternative ribosome rescue aminoacyl-tRNA hydrolase ArfB produces MTEDIVVSPQIVVPGDELQWTFSTSGGPGGQHANRSNTRVELRFDLEATASIDPALKTRMVDRLGSRLVHGVLIVVADDTRSQWRNRALARRRLADLLDDSARPPAPERRATKPSRAARRRRLESKRRRGETKRLRGKPEPD; encoded by the coding sequence ATGACCGAAGACATAGTGGTGAGTCCGCAGATCGTTGTACCGGGCGATGAGCTGCAGTGGACCTTCAGCACGTCGGGAGGACCCGGCGGCCAGCATGCGAATCGGTCCAATACCCGGGTTGAGCTGCGTTTCGATCTCGAAGCCACTGCCTCGATCGACCCTGCCCTCAAGACTCGCATGGTGGACCGACTGGGGAGCCGGCTCGTGCACGGTGTACTGATCGTTGTTGCCGACGACACACGCTCACAGTGGAGGAACCGGGCTCTGGCCAGGCGTCGCCTGGCCGACTTGCTCGACGATTCGGCCCGGCCTCCTGCGCCGGAACGACGCGCGACCAAGCCATCACGGGCGGCGAGGCGGCGGCGGCTCGAGTCGAAGCGCCGGCGGGGTGAGACGAAACGATTGCGCGGGAAACCGGAGCCCGACTAG
- a CDS encoding PQQ-binding-like beta-propeller repeat protein, producing the protein MRRTLAIAIVTLAGASVLVGLYVAGSSGAEPVTAQATSPSTTTSAAPPTTTAPSTTTTTTTTTPFARFVDPRTVGTAWGVTEGVLQFRGNPTRTWYGPSRLPDNPRRLWRFPDSGMCGSSSVGGETTNWCGTGWTGQPAVWIRPDGITEVVFGAYDKAVHFLDASTGERTRPDFQVGDLIKGSVTIDPDGYPLLYFGSRDNKLRVVALDREQPTELWAIDASEHPGVWNNDWDGNPSIVEDIMFEGGENGILFATKLNRSYDPNGKVRVDPVILVKVEGWNDELFRSVGDRNASIESSVAILNGRLYFTNSGGRVVGLDITNVEAGEAPIVFDFWAGDDIDASPVIDADGMLYLAIELERRLPRSAEVGQIIKLDPFAPDDPLVWSVAVPALNSQSDGGAWATPALGDGVLYVATHTGEVLAIDAVTGDVSWRDDIGFHAWSSPLVIDGHLLLAVDCEAGGGLRAYSLADPRQPSEVWEMNHGGGCIESTPTVWDGTIFVGSRDGYFYAFGDR; encoded by the coding sequence ATGCGCCGGACCCTGGCCATCGCGATCGTTACGCTCGCCGGAGCTTCGGTGCTCGTCGGCCTGTATGTGGCGGGCTCTTCGGGTGCGGAACCGGTAACCGCGCAGGCGACCTCCCCGTCGACCACCACCTCAGCGGCGCCGCCGACCACAACAGCTCCGAGCACGACAACCACGACAACCACGACAACACCCTTCGCCCGGTTCGTCGACCCCAGGACGGTTGGTACCGCCTGGGGAGTCACGGAGGGCGTGCTTCAGTTCAGGGGCAACCCAACGCGCACCTGGTATGGGCCGAGCCGGCTCCCGGACAATCCCCGGAGGCTGTGGAGGTTCCCCGATTCAGGAATGTGCGGCTCGTCTTCGGTGGGGGGCGAGACGACCAACTGGTGCGGCACCGGCTGGACCGGCCAACCCGCCGTCTGGATCCGCCCGGACGGGATCACCGAAGTTGTGTTCGGCGCCTACGACAAGGCAGTGCATTTCCTCGACGCATCGACCGGCGAACGAACCCGCCCCGACTTCCAGGTAGGCGACCTCATCAAGGGATCGGTCACCATCGACCCCGACGGCTACCCGCTCCTCTATTTCGGGTCACGCGACAACAAGCTGCGGGTCGTTGCCCTCGACCGGGAGCAGCCGACCGAACTCTGGGCGATCGACGCATCCGAACATCCCGGCGTCTGGAACAACGACTGGGATGGGAACCCGTCGATCGTCGAAGACATCATGTTCGAAGGAGGCGAGAACGGGATCCTCTTCGCCACCAAGCTGAACCGCAGCTACGACCCGAACGGGAAGGTCCGGGTGGACCCGGTGATTCTCGTGAAGGTCGAGGGATGGAATGATGAGCTGTTCAGATCGGTCGGGGACAGAAACGCCTCGATCGAGAGTTCGGTGGCGATCCTGAACGGCCGGCTCTACTTCACGAACTCGGGAGGCCGGGTAGTCGGCCTGGACATAACGAACGTTGAGGCCGGCGAGGCTCCGATCGTCTTCGATTTCTGGGCAGGCGACGACATCGACGCTTCACCGGTGATAGACGCCGACGGGATGCTCTACCTGGCCATCGAACTCGAACGGCGCCTCCCGCGCTCCGCCGAAGTGGGGCAAATCATCAAACTCGACCCGTTTGCCCCCGATGACCCGCTCGTGTGGAGCGTTGCCGTTCCTGCCCTCAACTCGCAGAGCGACGGAGGAGCGTGGGCGACTCCGGCACTCGGCGACGGGGTCTTGTACGTTGCCACACACACCGGTGAGGTGCTGGCCATCGACGCGGTGACCGGTGACGTCTCATGGCGTGACGACATCGGGTTCCACGCATGGTCTTCACCGTTGGTGATCGACGGTCATCTCCTTCTCGCGGTCGACTGCGAGGCAGGTGGAGGTCTGCGCGCCTACTCGCTCGCCGATCCACGGCAGCCAAGCGAAGTGTGGGAGATGAATCACGGCGGCGGCTGCATCGAGAGCACGCCAACGGTCTGGGACGGGACGATATTCGTGGGCAGCCGAGACGGCTACTTCTACGCGTTCGGTGACCGGTAG
- a CDS encoding alpha-amylase family glycosyl hydrolase translates to MSNLPWWQTAVIYQIYPRSFADSNGDGVGDLRGIAGRIDYLSDTLGVDAIWLSPFYPSPMKDFGYDVSDYCDVDPVFGSLDDFDHLLAAVHERGMRMIIDLVPNHTSDQHPWFVESRSSPANPKRDWYCWRDPKPDGSPPNNWLSAFGGEAWELDGETGQYYLHSFLTSQPDLNWRNPEVQEAMFDVVRFWLDRGVDGFRLDVAHFIMKDPEWRDNPPSVTADDSFKSMGEYDSQLHLHDKGHADAHRVFRDFRALLDGYEGDRFSVGEIHVFDLDEWAEYYGKNLDELHMPFNFSLVWAPWDAGRFRELVGAVEAAVPDAGWPNYVLGNHDERRLVGRYGRRQARVAAMLLLTLRGTPTLYYGDELGLTNVDIPRDLQQDPWALQEPAVESRDGCRTPMPWDGSPTAGFSPPDSADPWLPIPEEHRAASVAAQLEDPRSILELYRQLLRLRRDHESLRVGDYQSATTAEGVFAYSRTLGADQLLVALNFTDEERVVSTGRGEVLLSTGLDRDGSIRRRLILRPNEGVVIRLESFSAM, encoded by the coding sequence ATGAGCAATCTGCCGTGGTGGCAAACCGCCGTCATCTATCAGATCTACCCGCGGAGCTTCGCCGACTCCAACGGTGATGGAGTCGGCGACTTGCGTGGCATTGCCGGACGGATCGACTACCTATCCGACACGCTCGGCGTAGACGCTATCTGGCTGTCTCCGTTCTACCCGTCGCCGATGAAGGATTTCGGTTACGACGTCTCCGACTACTGCGACGTCGACCCCGTCTTCGGGTCGCTCGACGACTTCGACCATCTGCTCGCCGCGGTCCACGAGCGCGGTATGCGGATGATCATCGACCTGGTTCCCAACCACACCTCCGATCAACATCCGTGGTTCGTGGAGTCGCGGTCCTCGCCCGCGAATCCCAAACGCGACTGGTATTGCTGGCGGGATCCCAAGCCCGACGGATCACCGCCCAACAACTGGCTCTCCGCTTTCGGCGGTGAGGCGTGGGAACTCGATGGAGAGACCGGGCAGTACTACCTTCACTCATTCCTCACATCACAGCCGGATCTCAATTGGCGCAATCCCGAGGTTCAGGAGGCGATGTTCGATGTCGTGCGGTTCTGGCTCGATCGGGGAGTGGACGGGTTCCGTCTCGACGTAGCCCACTTCATCATGAAAGATCCCGAGTGGCGCGACAACCCTCCTTCCGTCACTGCGGATGACTCGTTCAAGTCGATGGGCGAGTACGACTCGCAGCTGCACTTGCACGACAAAGGCCATGCGGACGCACATCGGGTCTTCAGGGATTTTCGGGCTCTCCTGGACGGCTACGAAGGCGATCGATTCTCGGTCGGTGAGATCCATGTATTCGATCTGGACGAATGGGCTGAGTACTACGGGAAGAACCTCGACGAGCTGCACATGCCCTTCAACTTTTCGCTGGTCTGGGCACCGTGGGACGCCGGGCGGTTTCGCGAGCTGGTGGGCGCCGTTGAGGCAGCCGTACCGGACGCCGGCTGGCCGAACTACGTCCTCGGTAATCACGACGAGCGGCGGCTGGTCGGGAGATACGGAAGGCGGCAGGCCCGGGTCGCGGCAATGCTCCTGCTGACGCTGAGAGGTACGCCTACCTTGTACTACGGCGATGAGCTCGGGCTCACGAACGTCGACATTCCCAGAGACCTCCAGCAGGATCCGTGGGCTCTGCAGGAGCCCGCCGTGGAGTCCCGGGACGGCTGCCGGACCCCTATGCCGTGGGATGGTTCTCCGACGGCCGGGTTCTCGCCGCCGGACTCAGCCGATCCGTGGCTGCCGATCCCGGAGGAGCACCGGGCTGCAAGCGTGGCCGCCCAGCTCGAAGACCCCCGTTCGATCCTGGAGCTGTACAGGCAGCTTCTTCGGCTCCGGCGGGACCACGAGTCGCTCCGGGTCGGCGACTACCAGTCCGCGACCACCGCGGAAGGGGTTTTCGCCTATTCGCGGACTCTCGGCGCCGATCAGCTTCTGGTCGCTTTGAACTTCACCGACGAGGAAAGGGTGGTGAGTACGGGCCGTGGGGAGGTCCTCTTGTCGACCGGTCTCGATCGTGACGGATCGATTCGTCGGCGGTTGATTCTCAGGCCGAATGAAGGGGTCGTCATCAGGTTGGAGAGTTTCTCGGCAATGTAG
- a CDS encoding 1,4-dihydroxy-2-naphthoyl-CoA synthase codes for MVSELFDASVWEPVPEFDFSDITYHRARQGGTVRVAFDRPEVRNAFRPQTVDELYRALDHARTTPAVGTVLLTGNGPSPKDGRWAFCSGGDQRIRGKDGYRYEDGTTSPGRLHILEVQRLIRFMPKPVIAVVPGWAVGGGHSLHVVCDLTIASREHAIFKQTDADVASFDAGYGSAYLANQVGQKRAREIFFLGRDYSADEAVAMGAANASVPHADLERTALEWAEEINAKSPTAIMMLKYAFNLPDDGLVGQQLFAGEATRLAYGTEEGREGRDAFLEKRDPDYTKYPRHF; via the coding sequence ATGGTTTCAGAACTATTCGATGCTTCCGTGTGGGAACCGGTTCCGGAGTTCGACTTCTCCGATATCACCTACCACCGCGCGCGCCAGGGTGGGACCGTTCGCGTCGCCTTCGATCGGCCGGAAGTACGCAACGCCTTCCGGCCGCAGACGGTCGATGAGCTCTATCGCGCGCTCGATCACGCTCGAACGACCCCGGCGGTCGGCACCGTTCTCCTGACCGGCAACGGGCCGTCCCCGAAGGATGGCCGGTGGGCTTTCTGCTCCGGCGGCGATCAGAGGATCCGCGGGAAGGACGGCTACCGGTACGAGGACGGCACCACCAGCCCGGGTCGCTTGCACATACTCGAGGTCCAACGGCTGATCCGCTTCATGCCCAAGCCGGTCATTGCCGTGGTTCCCGGCTGGGCGGTGGGCGGCGGTCACTCACTCCACGTCGTGTGCGATCTCACCATCGCGAGCAGGGAACATGCGATCTTCAAACAGACCGACGCCGACGTGGCCAGCTTCGATGCCGGCTACGGGTCGGCGTACCTCGCCAATCAAGTAGGCCAGAAGCGCGCCAGGGAGATCTTCTTTCTCGGTCGGGATTACTCGGCGGACGAAGCGGTGGCGATGGGAGCGGCCAACGCTTCGGTGCCGCACGCCGACCTCGAGCGGACTGCCCTCGAGTGGGCCGAGGAGATCAACGCCAAGAGCCCGACCGCCATCATGATGCTCAAGTATGCGTTCAACCTCCCCGACGACGGTCTGGTAGGCCAGCAACTGTTCGCCGGTGAGGCGACGCGGTTGGCCTACGGCACCGAGGAGGGCAGGGAGGGCCGGGACGCCTTCCTGGAGAAGCGGGATCCCGACTACACGAAGTATCCCCGCCACTTCTGA
- a CDS encoding AMP-binding protein — MNQMGDWLTASAERAPADPFLITPAQTWSFGEVEELVCRAVGALRRLGVKRGEIVAVWGENDVDTVVGMLAVPRTGALVLPLNTRLAEEEVEALVKRAGVTKVLSSAHAPKLGLETLPLKALAGGPADRRCEVVPHDGFMLMFTSGTTGQPKCVRLSRANLEASAAASARHLGHTREDRWLAVLPVFHVGGWSIIVRSAREGSAVVLEPRFESARAGLLMREGRVTLVSLVTMMLERILDIEPGPYWGVRAVLLGGGPSTQDLLDRSARARLPVLPTYGMTETASQVATLPLAEGLEPTLELPPLDNVRLRVVSGAGNRLRANELGSIEVHGPMVSAGYLGEPAHLPSHWFHTGDFGRIDADGRLTVIGRTDDIIISGGENIHPVEVEQILLDHPDVDDVVVVGLPDPEWGEIVAGAVVGSAGPKVRDLEAHVRLHLAGFKVPRRWRFVDELPRNSLGKVARSEVVEWFTDGGPER; from the coding sequence ATGAACCAGATGGGCGATTGGTTGACGGCGAGCGCCGAACGGGCGCCTGCCGATCCGTTCCTGATAACCCCTGCACAAACGTGGTCGTTTGGCGAGGTGGAGGAGCTCGTCTGCCGCGCCGTCGGCGCTTTGCGGCGCTTGGGCGTGAAGAGGGGCGAAATCGTCGCCGTCTGGGGTGAGAACGATGTCGATACCGTTGTGGGAATGCTGGCAGTCCCGCGGACGGGTGCGCTGGTCCTCCCGCTGAATACGCGCCTGGCCGAAGAAGAAGTCGAGGCGCTTGTCAAACGTGCCGGGGTGACGAAGGTTCTCTCCTCGGCCCATGCTCCGAAGCTCGGATTGGAGACGTTGCCTTTGAAGGCGCTGGCCGGGGGCCCCGCCGACCGGCGATGTGAGGTTGTTCCACATGATGGATTCATGCTGATGTTCACCTCGGGAACGACGGGGCAACCGAAGTGCGTGAGGTTGAGTCGAGCGAACCTGGAAGCTTCTGCTGCAGCTTCGGCGCGGCATCTCGGCCATACCCGTGAGGATCGTTGGTTGGCTGTGTTGCCCGTGTTTCATGTCGGGGGCTGGTCGATCATCGTGCGCTCCGCCCGGGAGGGGAGCGCCGTCGTTCTCGAGCCTCGCTTCGAAAGCGCCCGCGCCGGTCTGCTGATGCGCGAGGGAAGGGTCACTCTCGTGTCGTTGGTGACGATGATGCTCGAGCGGATCCTCGACATCGAGCCGGGACCGTACTGGGGTGTTCGGGCCGTATTGCTCGGTGGAGGTCCAAGTACTCAGGATCTGCTCGATCGGTCCGCACGAGCACGGCTACCAGTTCTACCTACCTACGGAATGACCGAGACGGCTTCACAGGTTGCCACTCTGCCGCTCGCCGAAGGGCTGGAACCGACGCTGGAGCTCCCGCCTCTCGACAACGTCCGGTTGCGGGTGGTCTCGGGAGCAGGCAACCGCCTGCGGGCCAACGAGCTGGGCTCCATCGAGGTTCACGGGCCGATGGTGTCGGCCGGGTACTTGGGCGAACCGGCGCATCTGCCCTCCCACTGGTTTCACACCGGGGACTTCGGGCGAATCGACGCGGACGGCCGGTTGACCGTCATCGGCAGGACCGACGACATCATCATCAGCGGCGGTGAGAACATCCATCCGGTCGAGGTCGAGCAGATTCTGCTGGACCATCCGGACGTGGACGACGTCGTCGTGGTCGGCTTGCCGGATCCGGAGTGGGGGGAGATCGTGGCCGGAGCGGTCGTGGGATCCGCAGGCCCCAAGGTGAGGGACCTCGAAGCCCACGTGCGGCTACATCTGGCCGGCTTCAAGGTGCCGCGGCGCTGGCGGTTCGTGGATGAGTTGCCGCGTAACTCTCTTGGAAAGGTGGCGCGTTCCGAGGTCGTGGAGTGGTTCACCGACGGGGGACCGGAGCGATGA
- a CDS encoding HAD family phosphatase: MINTIVFDLGGVVLDSPMDVIADAERAAGLEQGFFNRVASRAAGAWALHETGVLAREEFITQFEEECGQRGGRIDAGELLDAIETYAQARPRMVEAIRRLRAIGLRTAALTNNWESPAADWDVAGFQALFDVFVESWVEGVRKPDPAIYLRLLERLGAAAGECVFLDDIGRNLKTARELGMTTIKVTDPEAALAELGNLLGIEL; encoded by the coding sequence ATGATCAACACGATTGTCTTCGATCTGGGCGGGGTAGTGCTCGATTCGCCGATGGACGTCATCGCCGACGCCGAGAGGGCAGCCGGTCTCGAGCAGGGGTTCTTCAACCGGGTGGCCTCCCGTGCCGCCGGGGCCTGGGCCCTGCACGAAACGGGGGTCCTTGCGCGGGAAGAGTTCATCACACAGTTCGAGGAGGAGTGCGGGCAGCGCGGAGGAAGAATCGATGCCGGGGAGCTGCTCGACGCCATTGAGACCTACGCGCAGGCCCGGCCGAGGATGGTCGAGGCGATCCGCCGGCTGCGGGCGATCGGGTTGCGGACGGCTGCCCTCACCAACAACTGGGAGTCTCCCGCAGCTGATTGGGACGTCGCCGGATTCCAGGCGTTGTTCGATGTCTTCGTCGAGTCGTGGGTCGAGGGGGTGCGAAAACCCGACCCTGCGATCTACTTGCGGTTGCTCGAGAGGTTGGGTGCCGCGGCCGGTGAGTGCGTGTTTCTCGACGACATCGGTCGGAACCTGAAGACCGCTCGTGAACTGGGCATGACGACGATCAAAGTGACCGATCCGGAAGCGGCCCTCGCCGAGCTGGGAAACTTGCTGGGAATCGAGTTGTGA
- a CDS encoding long-chain fatty acid--CoA ligase, which yields MAGSAAKERADIDAAVEGRTVVDVFARNAREHPSVPAVHWRSGDEWKELTWSQYRAQVVEVSAGLIDLGVGRGDFVALMAANRPEHLIADLGAMHAAATPVTLYSTLATPQVAYIGGHCEARVAILENVEFMKRWEEAKPQLPNLEYVVLMEGAEDYATTDWVLSWDDLVARGKARLAADPDVVDARSSELTPGDIATLIYTSGTTGTPKGVVITHYNVLWTVESMERTLSIPRHPRLVSFLPLAHIAERVASHYLGMWYVGEVWYCPDMTQVLEYVQEAKPSAFVAAPRVYERFQAGLMARLEAQEGLKRTLAMAAIKNGQEVVRLRQQGKPIPFLIGLQNKVLEKIVLSKILDGLGLGEVTVAISTAAPIAPELLEFFQAIGLPLFELWGMSELSGPGTTNVPGANKIGTVGRAIAGSEVKLGDDGELMFAGGNVTSGYFKMPDETAETFQDGWVLTGDIAEIDEDGFVSIVDRKKEIIITAGGKNIAPTKLEGLIKNHPLIGQVCVIGDRRKYLAALIVLDGDMAPAWAERQGIAFTDMGSFSQLPEIQAEVQKAVDDANEHVARVEQIKRFTVLPNEWTPETDELTPTLKIKRRVIHERYEAEIESLYT from the coding sequence ATGGCCGGCAGTGCTGCCAAAGAGAGAGCCGATATCGACGCCGCGGTTGAAGGGCGTACAGTCGTCGACGTGTTCGCCAGAAACGCGCGCGAGCATCCGTCGGTCCCGGCCGTCCACTGGCGTTCGGGCGACGAGTGGAAAGAGCTCACCTGGTCGCAGTACCGGGCGCAGGTGGTCGAAGTATCCGCCGGTCTGATCGATCTGGGAGTGGGCCGGGGGGATTTCGTGGCCCTGATGGCCGCCAACCGGCCGGAGCACCTGATCGCCGACCTGGGAGCCATGCACGCCGCCGCCACTCCGGTGACGCTCTATTCGACGCTTGCCACCCCGCAGGTTGCCTACATCGGGGGCCACTGCGAGGCGCGGGTGGCGATCCTCGAGAACGTCGAGTTCATGAAGCGGTGGGAAGAGGCAAAACCGCAGCTGCCCAACCTCGAATACGTTGTCCTGATGGAGGGCGCCGAGGACTACGCCACGACCGACTGGGTCCTGTCCTGGGATGACCTGGTCGCCCGTGGCAAGGCGCGGCTGGCCGCGGATCCGGATGTTGTGGATGCGCGCAGCTCTGAGTTGACCCCGGGCGACATCGCCACCCTCATCTACACGTCAGGGACGACCGGCACACCCAAGGGCGTGGTGATAACTCACTACAACGTGTTGTGGACGGTCGAATCGATGGAGCGGACGCTTTCCATCCCGCGACATCCCCGGCTCGTGTCGTTTCTCCCGCTCGCTCACATCGCAGAGCGGGTGGCGAGCCACTACCTGGGCATGTGGTATGTGGGAGAGGTCTGGTACTGCCCCGACATGACCCAGGTCCTCGAGTACGTGCAGGAGGCCAAGCCGAGTGCCTTCGTGGCTGCCCCACGTGTCTACGAGCGTTTTCAGGCCGGGCTGATGGCCCGACTGGAGGCGCAAGAGGGGCTGAAGCGCACCCTGGCCATGGCCGCAATCAAGAACGGCCAGGAGGTCGTGCGGCTGCGGCAGCAGGGCAAGCCGATTCCCTTCCTGATCGGTTTGCAGAACAAGGTGCTCGAGAAGATCGTGTTGTCCAAGATCCTCGACGGACTGGGGCTGGGTGAGGTGACGGTGGCCATATCGACCGCCGCCCCGATCGCCCCGGAGTTGCTCGAGTTCTTCCAGGCCATCGGGCTTCCGTTGTTCGAGCTATGGGGTATGAGTGAGTTGAGTGGCCCCGGAACGACCAACGTGCCCGGAGCCAACAAGATCGGCACCGTCGGTCGCGCGATTGCCGGTTCGGAGGTCAAGCTGGGCGATGACGGCGAGTTGATGTTCGCCGGTGGCAACGTCACCTCCGGGTACTTCAAGATGCCGGATGAGACGGCCGAGACATTCCAGGATGGATGGGTCTTGACCGGAGATATCGCGGAGATCGACGAGGACGGATTCGTGTCGATCGTCGACCGCAAGAAAGAGATCATCATCACCGCCGGCGGTAAGAACATTGCTCCGACGAAACTCGAAGGTTTGATAAAGAACCACCCGTTGATCGGTCAGGTCTGCGTGATCGGTGATCGACGGAAGTACCTGGCTGCGCTGATCGTGCTCGACGGCGACATGGCGCCGGCCTGGGCAGAGCGTCAGGGGATCGCCTTCACCGATATGGGGTCCTTCTCTCAGTTGCCTGAGATTCAGGCTGAAGTACAGAAGGCAGTCGATGATGCCAACGAGCATGTGGCCCGGGTCGAGCAGATCAAGCGCTTCACCGTTCTACCGAATGAATGGACCCCGGAAACCGACGAGTTGACGCCGACGCTGAAGATCAAGCGGCGGGTGATTCACGAGAGGTACGAGGCAGAGATCGAGTCGCTCTACACCTGA
- a CDS encoding LON peptidase substrate-binding domain-containing protein → MTTLPMFPLGGVHFPYSVIPLRLFEERYLRLLDDVQGGDGRFGVVLIERGSEVGGGDVRFDVGTLAEVRAVSELDGGHKAVVAAGLQRLRVDRWISDDPYPVAEVTILDEDDAGPGDGDLLIEATKGLHRLLAVAAELGADTANFVPQMSDDPVVAGFHLAQMIPIGPLDAQQLLEQDSASVRLRQIIDYLNDEVELIQLRLSEG, encoded by the coding sequence ATGACCACCCTTCCCATGTTTCCGCTCGGCGGAGTTCACTTTCCCTACTCGGTTATCCCGCTGCGCCTCTTCGAAGAGCGTTATCTTCGATTGCTCGATGATGTGCAGGGCGGCGACGGCCGTTTCGGAGTCGTCCTCATTGAGCGCGGGAGCGAGGTTGGTGGCGGCGATGTTCGGTTTGATGTGGGAACCCTTGCGGAGGTTCGTGCCGTCTCCGAACTCGACGGCGGGCACAAGGCCGTTGTTGCGGCCGGCCTGCAAAGGCTCCGGGTCGACCGCTGGATATCGGATGATCCGTATCCGGTGGCCGAGGTAACGATTCTCGACGAGGATGATGCAGGTCCCGGAGATGGGGACCTCCTCATCGAAGCGACCAAGGGACTCCACCGCCTTCTCGCCGTGGCCGCCGAACTCGGAGCCGACACGGCCAACTTCGTTCCCCAGATGTCGGATGATCCGGTGGTTGCCGGGTTCCACCTCGCCCAGATGATCCCTATCGGTCCGCTGGACGCTCAGCAACTGCTCGAGCAGGATTCGGCATCGGTGCGTCTCCGGCAGATCATCGATTACCTCAACGACGAGGTCGAGCTGATCCAGTTGCGTCTGTCAGAAGGATGA